The Triticum aestivum cultivar Chinese Spring chromosome 4B, IWGSC CS RefSeq v2.1, whole genome shotgun sequence sequence CTAGTTGCATATATATACTAGTAGCAATACTATGTGTGGCAGTTTTAACAAGTCAAATAATTTTACTGCAGACAAGTTGCATATAtagactagtagtagtattgtaatCTAACAGTGGCTAAAGCATACAAGAAACATATTGCAGTGTACTCTAGCCCAAACAGATTCCCACCCATGCCTTGTTTCAGATTAGACACTTTCTTACAATTGAATTCCAGATACAATTGGTTTAATATCCATGTGTACTAATTAAGAAGGAGGCGACAAGTAGCAATTGCATGTGACGGCAGGCAGACCGGAAATGGTTAGGAAGAAGAGGAGCAGTGGAGCACTGACTGATCCATTGGAGGCCCTGGTCTTGTCCTTCTTGAAGAAGGCCCCAAATCCTGACGGTTAAAATCCATCCAAGCCGTGCAGAGCAGAAAATCTGAGAGAGGGACCTCATGGCGCACAAACATATTAGGATCCCCATCCTCCAATTCTTCCACTATGCTAACCTGTCATAGATAATAAGGCCACTGGTCACACCTTCATGCAGTCCAACCGAAAACAGAAGCTATATGGAGCTAGCAATGTCCAGCAAAGAGAGGCACCGAGTAATATATGGAGACTAATGTGAACTAAATATATTCTGTACGAATGCATTTATCAACCTTGCACAGTTACTCAATACAACCAGCATTAAGCCCAAACCATGGCATCATTTTTATAGGATGCAATAAGAAAATGTTAGTCAACACTTGCCTGGAGAGAATTGAATTCATCCTTGTTATGAGCGCAAACAATCACTATATCAGTAGATTTGATAGTCATGTCCTTAAtctcctcatcgtcgtcctcgccATCATCCTAATAAAGCAGAAAACGGGGCTCATTATCCTCAGATGCAATAGCGAATACCCTGAACAAACAGCATAGTTCTATCATAGCAAGAGAAAGCATGCTCACTTCATCATCGTTCTTGATGATATAGGGGTCCTCTTCATTGCTTTCGTAGTACAAGTCCCCCAGCCTGGTGCTGAAAAGCTCGAGCCCTGACCACAACACACAAGTTACAGCTCAACTATCAGTCGGGCACACAGGACCTGCAGGGGAGAGCCATGGGAGCACGAGCGCCTACCATCCTCCTCGTCGTCATAGGCGTCCATGTTGAGCTCCACGAGCCCGTCGAAAACATCACCGACGGTGCCCGAGCCCAAGCTGCTCTTGGTCCCGAGCGCCTTGGCGGCGGCCTTAGCCTGGACGACCTCATCGACCTCCTCGTCCTCGGTGCCGTCGACCTCCATCACGGGGTCATCATCCTCGTCCCCGTCCGTGTCGTTGGTGTCGCTCCCGGCCCTGTAAGCAAACACTCTAGAACGCAGCAGCACGATGAGGaggaggggaagagggaggcggAGCAGGGAGCcagggcgagggaggaggagggaggtggcggcggcgatctgGAAGGGGAGGGGAGCAGCGAGATAGGGCAAGGAGGGAGGTGGTACGGTGATATGGAAGGGGAGGGGAGCAAGGAGCC is a genomic window containing:
- the LOC123091808 gene encoding uncharacterized protein gives rise to the protein MPDPILLPPSSPRLLAPLPFHITVPPPSLPYLAAPLPFQIAAATSLLLPRPGSLLRLPLPLLLIVLLRSRVFAYRAGSDTNDTDGDEDDDPVMEVDGTEDEEVDEVVQAKAAAKALGTKSSLGSGTVGDVFDGLVELNMDAYDDEEDGLELFSTRLGDLYYESNEEDPYIIKNDDEDDGEDDDEEIKDMTIKSTDIVIVCAHNKDEFNSLQVSIVEELEDGDPNMFVRHEVPLSDFLLCTAWMDFNRQDLGPSSRRTRPGPPMDQGFVQAITMVSRGAVGVKEDDGSVETVKRG